One segment of Methylotuvimicrobium sp. KM2 DNA contains the following:
- a CDS encoding MgtC/SapB family protein: MTDLENFKLLGTALGIGLLIGLERGWESRDWGEGTRVAGLRTFGLISLLGGVWALFAREVDPLLIGFSFLALTLVLMVAYHSSLERTEDFGVTSVIASLLAFAFGALAVFGYTVLASSSAVVVTFLLGFKPLLHGWLKKIERRELFATLKLLLISIVILPILPDRYLDSWQVFNPYHVWLMVVLIATISYLGYFSIKIAGNRHGPVLTGVFGGLASSTAVTLNLARFSRQFPGDENALSAGILTACATMFPRTLFLASIINPALLRPLFPALLSMGVLSYLFAFLFWRTATNIYESDTDLKLENPFQLVMALKFGALLLAILFIARMLRIYFGDTGVYFVAAISGITDVDPITLSMSRMSQEGLAIDVAVLAILIAVSVNSIVKSIMALSIGGRALGFRVGGAMLCSVGLGVALFFIQ; this comes from the coding sequence ATGACTGATTTGGAAAACTTCAAATTGTTAGGTACGGCCCTCGGCATCGGTTTGCTAATCGGTCTCGAGCGCGGTTGGGAGTCTCGCGATTGGGGAGAAGGAACGCGTGTGGCCGGGTTGCGTACTTTCGGTCTAATCTCTTTGCTCGGCGGCGTTTGGGCATTGTTTGCTCGGGAGGTGGATCCGCTTTTGATCGGTTTTTCTTTTTTGGCATTGACGTTAGTATTAATGGTTGCTTATCACAGTAGCCTTGAGAGAACCGAGGACTTTGGTGTCACCAGTGTCATCGCCTCGTTGCTGGCCTTTGCATTCGGCGCGCTGGCCGTTTTCGGTTATACCGTCTTGGCTTCCTCATCGGCTGTCGTCGTTACTTTTTTACTCGGTTTTAAACCTTTACTGCATGGTTGGTTAAAAAAAATCGAGCGTCGGGAATTATTCGCAACACTAAAGTTGCTGCTAATTTCGATCGTCATACTGCCGATTTTACCCGACCGTTACTTAGACTCTTGGCAAGTTTTCAATCCCTATCATGTTTGGTTGATGGTGGTCTTGATTGCGACGATATCTTATTTGGGATATTTTTCGATCAAGATTGCCGGTAATCGGCACGGTCCGGTTTTGACCGGCGTATTCGGCGGTTTGGCTTCGTCGACCGCGGTGACGCTTAATTTGGCGAGGTTTTCAAGGCAATTTCCGGGTGACGAAAATGCGCTGTCTGCCGGAATTCTCACCGCTTGCGCGACGATGTTTCCTCGGACCTTGTTTTTGGCTTCGATCATTAATCCGGCTTTGTTGAGGCCTTTATTTCCGGCGCTTCTCTCGATGGGGGTGCTCAGTTATCTCTTCGCATTTCTGTTTTGGAGAACTGCGACAAATATCTATGAATCCGATACTGACCTCAAGCTGGAAAATCCTTTTCAATTAGTTATGGCGCTGAAATTCGGGGCGTTGTTGCTCGCTATTTTATTCATCGCTAGGATGCTGCGGATTTATTTCGGCGATACCGGAGTCTATTTTGTCGCGGCGATCTCCGGAATCACCGATGTCGACCCGATTACGCTGTCGATGTCGCGCATGAGTCAAGAAGGTTTGGCGATCGATGTCGCGGTATTGGCCATTTTGATTGCGGTGTCAGTTAATTCGATCGTCAAGAGTATCATGGCATTGAGTATCGGCGGCCGCGCGCTCGGTTTTAGGGTTGGCGGCGCGATGTTGTGTTCGGTCGGCTTGGGCGTAGCATTGTTCTTTATTCAGTAG
- the treZ gene encoding malto-oligosyltrehalose trehalohydrolase, with protein sequence MSIVKRLHSMPFGSHILDDGRVNFRLWAPGAKQVELCLQGLAPETRLLMAPEDDGWFGITSELASAGFYYQYRIDKKIQVPDPASRYQPQDIHGSSQVIDPTEWQWQDDDWIGLPWEDSVIYELHVGTFSKEGTFAGVKKHLDHLVDLGVTALQLMPIADFPGRCNWGYDGALLFAPDSRYGTPDDLKDLIASAHAKGLMIFNDVVYNHFGPEGNYLHHYAPAFFNDRTHTPWGAAINFDGEHSHWVRQFFIHNALYWLNEFHFDGLRLDAVHAIFDESDPDFLSCLAEAVRRGPGFNRQIHLILENDANAAHYLRQDSEHPERFFTAQWNDDFHHTLHAQLTGEHQGYYQDYGEQPIQHLGRCLAEGFAFQGEISKYRDDNPRGEPSKDLPPTTFVNFLQTHDQIGNRAYGERLSTLCPPEALRAATAILLLAPSPPLLFMGQEWACSRPFNYFVDFSDDLNKQVAEGRLNEFAKFPDFKPNPKKPIPTPNAQETFESAILDWNEIDETPHLQWLEYHRKLLRIRSRHIRSRLYGLAGGQAEYRVLNENAFCVQWPMNDGSILKMIANLGSEPAWVNCFSEGEVLFAAEPDASERVEQGRLTPWSVIFLLAEADNES encoded by the coding sequence ATGTCTATCGTAAAACGTTTACACTCCATGCCGTTCGGCTCTCATATACTCGACGACGGACGCGTCAATTTCCGCTTGTGGGCGCCCGGCGCGAAGCAAGTCGAACTTTGTTTACAAGGTTTGGCTCCGGAAACACGATTATTGATGGCGCCGGAAGATGATGGCTGGTTCGGCATTACCAGCGAATTAGCCAGCGCCGGATTTTATTACCAATACCGAATCGATAAAAAAATACAAGTTCCCGATCCTGCCTCCCGATATCAACCGCAGGATATCCACGGTTCCAGTCAGGTCATCGATCCCACCGAATGGCAATGGCAAGACGATGATTGGATAGGCCTGCCTTGGGAAGATTCGGTCATTTACGAATTGCATGTCGGCACGTTCAGCAAGGAAGGCACGTTTGCCGGCGTTAAAAAGCATCTGGATCACTTGGTCGATTTAGGCGTCACTGCGTTGCAATTGATGCCGATCGCAGACTTCCCCGGGCGCTGTAATTGGGGTTACGACGGTGCACTGTTATTTGCCCCCGACAGCCGCTACGGGACACCCGACGACTTAAAAGACTTGATTGCCAGCGCTCACGCCAAAGGTCTGATGATTTTCAACGATGTGGTTTACAATCACTTCGGACCGGAAGGCAATTATCTTCATCATTACGCACCGGCATTTTTCAACGACCGAACGCATACTCCGTGGGGCGCGGCAATTAATTTCGACGGCGAACACAGCCATTGGGTACGCCAGTTTTTTATCCATAACGCCTTATATTGGCTTAACGAGTTTCATTTCGACGGCCTACGCTTGGATGCGGTCCATGCCATTTTCGACGAATCCGACCCGGATTTTTTGAGTTGTCTGGCCGAAGCCGTGCGTCGCGGTCCGGGGTTCAATCGGCAAATTCACTTGATCCTCGAAAACGACGCCAATGCAGCGCATTACTTGAGGCAAGATTCGGAGCACCCGGAACGCTTTTTTACCGCACAGTGGAATGACGACTTTCATCATACGCTACACGCACAGCTGACCGGAGAACACCAAGGTTATTATCAAGACTACGGCGAGCAGCCGATTCAACACCTAGGTCGTTGCCTTGCCGAAGGCTTTGCTTTCCAGGGAGAAATTTCAAAATACCGAGACGACAATCCGCGCGGCGAACCCTCGAAAGATCTACCGCCGACGACTTTTGTCAATTTTCTTCAGACTCACGACCAAATCGGCAACCGAGCCTATGGCGAACGCTTATCGACTCTATGCCCGCCCGAAGCGTTACGGGCCGCAACCGCGATATTGCTGCTAGCCCCTTCCCCGCCGTTGTTGTTCATGGGGCAGGAATGGGCCTGCAGCCGTCCTTTCAACTACTTTGTCGACTTCTCCGACGACTTAAATAAGCAAGTCGCCGAAGGCAGGCTCAACGAATTTGCCAAATTCCCCGATTTCAAACCGAACCCCAAAAAGCCGATTCCGACGCCGAATGCGCAGGAAACCTTCGAGTCGGCAATACTGGATTGGAACGAAATCGACGAGACGCCGCATCTACAATGGCTCGAATATCACCGAAAACTATTACGCATTCGAAGCCGGCATATTCGGTCGAGACTCTACGGATTGGCCGGAGGGCAAGCCGAATATCGGGTGCTCAATGAAAATGCATTTTGCGTGCAATGGCCGATGAATGATGGAAGCATTTTGAAAATGATCGCCAACCTCGGCAGCGAGCCGGCTTGGGTCAACTGTTTCAGTGAGGGAGAAGTTTTATTTGCCGCCGAACCCGATGCGTCCGAGCGTGTCGAGCAGGGCCGGTTAACGCCTTGGTCAGTGATTTTTCTATTGGCCGAAGCCGATAACGAGTCTTAA
- the mfd gene encoding transcription-repair coupling factor: MSKDQDLIFQTEIPSQAHSVSIWTGLHGCGDSLALASAIQQEKRLFVIITPDSQTALRLEHELAFFLQNKHPILHFPDWETLPYDVFSPLPDIVSERLRTLAALPEVQRGALIVPVSTLMHRLAPREHVLANSFSISVGDIFNLELNRAKLESVGYHCVSQVYQHGEFAVRGAIVDLFPMGSKVPYRIELFDEDIESIRTFDPETQLSVEKIDRIQLFPAREFPFTDEAIKHFRQAFRTRFPNASQKNSLYLDVSKGVAFGGIEYYLPLFVESTAALFDYLPDTAVLITAENFAQSAESFYREAEERYEQRKYDVERPLLEPELLFLSPQEMRERTEKFARVTLSQARLGGKSEFDFHCKPLPDVTIDAKLKEPARALQQFLDDFPGKVLFVAETAGHREDLIGKLSKFGIKTQLVEHWNAFLKSEQSPCMVVAPMDQGLWLDSPAIVVITESQLSGEKVQQRRRRRKSAAKELENIVNNLNELTIGSPVVHVEHGVGRYLGLQTLELGGMAAEFLMLEYANNDKLYVPVSSLNLIGRYTGISPENAPLHRLGGDQWSKAKKKAMERIRDVAAELLDIHAKRAMKKGHAFEVDNTEYQAFAAAFPFEETPDQQTAIEAILEDMASPQPMDRVICGDVGFGKTEVSMRAAFIAVQSGKQVAVLVPTTLLAQQHYQNFRDRFADWPVRIEVMSRFVTPKQQKAILEDLEQGKVDIVIGTHKLLSNEIKYRELGLVVIDEEHRFGVRQKEHFKKLRNEIDMLTLTATPIPRTLNMAMSGLREISIIASPPPNRHAIKTFISEWIDSQIKEACQREIKRGGQVFFLHNDVKSMEKMARQLENLVPEARIEIAHGQMPERELEKIMLDFYHQRFNLLLSTTIIESGIDIPSANTIVINRADKLGLAQLHQLRGRVGRSHHRAYAYFVIPPKTVMTKDALKRLEALEASGDLGAGFMLSSHDMEIRGAGELLGDEQSGQIQEIGFTLYTELLERAVNALKSGRQPELDAPMETGPEVDLQSPALIPEDYLPDIHARLVLYKRIASADTHEDLRALQIEMIDRFGLLPEPVKTLFSVAELKQQAEILGIKKIEANAGGGRIVFSHEPKIDAARLIELIQTQAQVYKFDGADKLRFIMPFNATEEKLEFIEALLKQLTPGD, encoded by the coding sequence ATGTCCAAAGACCAAGATTTAATTTTTCAAACCGAAATTCCATCACAAGCCCATTCCGTTTCAATTTGGACCGGTTTACACGGTTGCGGCGATTCACTTGCGCTGGCATCGGCGATACAACAAGAAAAACGCTTGTTCGTGATTATCACGCCGGATAGTCAAACGGCACTGCGTCTTGAACATGAACTGGCGTTCTTTCTGCAAAATAAGCATCCGATTTTGCATTTTCCCGATTGGGAAACCCTGCCATACGACGTGTTCTCGCCGCTCCCGGACATCGTTTCGGAACGCTTGAGAACTCTTGCGGCGCTGCCCGAAGTCCAACGCGGCGCGCTGATCGTACCGGTTTCGACGCTGATGCACCGGCTCGCGCCGCGAGAGCACGTTCTGGCCAACAGTTTTTCGATAAGCGTCGGCGATATCTTCAATCTGGAACTGAACCGCGCGAAACTCGAAAGCGTCGGCTATCATTGCGTGTCGCAGGTTTACCAGCACGGCGAATTCGCGGTGCGCGGCGCGATTGTCGATCTGTTTCCGATGGGCAGCAAGGTGCCGTACCGCATCGAATTGTTCGACGAGGACATCGAATCGATCCGCACCTTCGATCCCGAGACGCAGCTCTCGGTCGAAAAAATCGACCGCATTCAATTGTTTCCGGCGCGCGAATTTCCGTTCACCGACGAAGCGATCAAGCATTTTCGCCAAGCCTTTCGAACCCGTTTCCCGAATGCCTCGCAGAAGAATAGTTTGTATCTCGACGTCAGCAAAGGCGTCGCGTTCGGCGGCATCGAATATTATCTACCGCTGTTCGTCGAAAGCACCGCTGCGCTATTCGATTACCTACCCGATACGGCGGTGTTGATCACGGCCGAAAATTTTGCGCAAAGCGCCGAGTCGTTCTACCGCGAGGCCGAAGAACGATACGAGCAGCGCAAATACGATGTCGAACGACCGCTGCTCGAACCCGAACTGTTGTTTTTGTCGCCGCAGGAGATGCGCGAGCGTACCGAAAAATTCGCGCGCGTGACGCTGAGTCAAGCCAGGCTCGGCGGTAAAAGCGAATTCGACTTCCACTGCAAGCCGCTGCCCGATGTGACGATCGACGCGAAGCTGAAAGAGCCGGCGCGCGCGTTGCAACAATTTCTCGACGACTTTCCCGGCAAGGTGTTGTTCGTCGCCGAAACGGCCGGACACAGAGAAGACCTGATCGGCAAATTGAGCAAATTCGGCATTAAGACCCAATTAGTAGAGCATTGGAACGCCTTTCTGAAATCCGAACAATCGCCGTGCATGGTCGTCGCGCCGATGGATCAAGGCTTGTGGTTGGACAGTCCGGCGATCGTCGTGATCACCGAGAGCCAGTTGAGCGGCGAAAAAGTCCAGCAGCGCCGCCGGCGCCGCAAATCGGCCGCGAAAGAACTCGAAAACATCGTCAACAATCTGAACGAATTGACGATCGGCTCGCCGGTCGTGCATGTCGAGCACGGCGTCGGGCGTTATTTGGGGCTTCAGACGCTCGAACTCGGCGGCATGGCCGCTGAATTCCTGATGCTCGAATACGCGAACAACGACAAACTCTACGTGCCGGTCTCGTCGCTTAACCTGATCGGTCGCTATACCGGTATCAGCCCGGAAAACGCGCCGCTGCACCGGCTCGGAGGCGATCAATGGAGCAAGGCGAAGAAAAAGGCGATGGAGCGCATTCGCGACGTCGCGGCCGAATTGCTCGACATCCACGCTAAACGCGCGATGAAAAAAGGCCATGCCTTCGAAGTCGACAACACCGAATACCAAGCCTTCGCGGCCGCTTTTCCGTTCGAGGAGACGCCGGACCAGCAAACCGCGATCGAAGCGATTCTCGAAGACATGGCCAGCCCGCAGCCGATGGATCGCGTGATCTGCGGCGACGTCGGCTTCGGCAAGACCGAAGTGTCAATGCGCGCGGCCTTCATAGCGGTGCAAAGCGGCAAGCAAGTCGCGGTGCTGGTACCGACCACGCTGTTGGCGCAGCAGCATTATCAGAATTTCCGCGATCGCTTCGCCGACTGGCCGGTGCGCATCGAAGTGATGTCGCGCTTCGTGACGCCGAAGCAGCAAAAAGCGATTCTCGAAGACCTGGAACAGGGCAAGGTCGATATCGTGATCGGCACGCACAAACTGCTGTCGAACGAGATCAAATACCGCGAGCTCGGCCTGGTCGTGATCGACGAGGAACACCGTTTCGGCGTGCGCCAAAAGGAGCATTTCAAGAAGCTGCGCAACGAGATCGACATGCTGACGCTGACCGCGACGCCGATTCCGAGAACCTTGAACATGGCGATGTCGGGTCTGCGCGAAATCTCGATCATCGCGAGCCCGCCGCCGAATCGCCACGCGATCAAGACCTTCATCAGCGAATGGATCGACTCGCAAATCAAGGAAGCTTGCCAGCGCGAAATCAAGCGCGGCGGCCAGGTGTTCTTTCTGCACAACGACGTCAAATCGATGGAGAAAATGGCGCGCCAGCTCGAAAACCTGGTGCCCGAGGCGCGCATCGAGATCGCGCACGGCCAGATGCCCGAGCGCGAGTTGGAAAAGATCATGCTCGATTTCTATCACCAGCGCTTCAACTTATTGCTCAGCACGACGATCATCGAAAGCGGTATCGACATCCCGAGCGCGAACACGATCGTGATCAACCGCGCCGACAAGCTCGGTCTCGCGCAACTGCACCAGTTACGAGGCCGGGTAGGGCGCTCGCATCATCGCGCCTATGCCTATTTCGTGATTCCGCCGAAAACGGTCATGACCAAGGACGCCTTGAAACGGCTCGAAGCGCTCGAAGCGTCGGGCGACCTCGGCGCGGGCTTCATGCTATCGTCGCACGACATGGAAATCCGAGGCGCCGGCGAACTGCTCGGCGACGAACAAAGCGGACAAATCCAGGAAATCGGCTTCACGCTCTACACCGAGCTGCTCGAACGTGCGGTCAACGCATTGAAATCGGGCCGACAGCCCGAACTCGACGCGCCGATGGAAACCGGCCCCGAAGTCGATCTGCAGTCGCCGGCCTTGATTCCCGAAGATTACCTGCCAGATATCCATGCCCGGCTGGTGCTGTATAAACGCATCGCCAGCGCCGACACGCACGAGGACTTGAGAGCCTTGCAAATCGAAATGATCGACCGCTTCGGCCTGTTGCCGGAACCGGTCAAGACGCTGTTCAGCGTCGCCGAACTGAAACAGCAAGCCGAAATACTCGGCATCAAAAAAATCGAAGCGAACGCCGGCGGCGGCCGCATCGTGTTCTCGCATGAACCGAAGATCGACGCGGCCCGCCTGATCGAATTGATACAAACCCAGGCGCAAGTCTACAAATTCGACGGCGCGGACAAATTGCGCTTCATCATGCCTTTCAACGCAACCGAAGAGAAGCTGGAATTCATCGAGGCATTGTTGAAGCAGTTGACGCCGGGGGATTGA
- the treY gene encoding malto-oligosyltrehalose synthase: protein MALSDKPKADSVIPDSTYRLQLNKHFNFEQVASCIPYLHRLGISHCYLSPFLKARPGSSHGYDIVDHNTLNPEIGGAEDFDTLISRLQQHGMGLIADIVPNHMGIMGADNDWWLDVLENGPSSSHALFFDIDWHPVKKVLENKILIPVLGDHYGNILEKQELKLSFDSERGEFSVYYYEHRFPIDPQTYPLILSSQHERLHEYFEADDPVLHEYQTLDNSFGKLPAYTEITPESIEERTRDKEVFKKQLARLCLENARLTLFIRSRITEINRHPKDCGELHALLERQAYRLAYWHVAGDEINYRRFFDINDLAGLRVEDAEVFDASHRLVLSLVEQGKIQGLRIDHADGLHDPVAYYRRLQSENMSCSDKDCASKIAPLYIVAEKIVANYEYLNSDWPIHGTTGYEFAAIVNGLFIDITSEKALTRTYTRFVGCKRDFDEILYQAKKHVMETSLASELNMLAIQLSRIAEANAKTRDYTLNALHDALKETVSCFPVYRTYINSLNVRKEDSQYIDWAVQQGRQRSRASDLTIFGFIHDVLLLKTGDSTVSSNDLLKFVMRFQQYTAPVMAKGTEDTALYEYNRLVSLNEVGSDPRHFGNSSNAFHHFNQERARKWPHSLLCLSSHDTKRSADTRARINVLSEIPQQWHEAVFRWHRINRIRKDKSEAVIARNDEYLFYQTLVGTFPLGELNASNLSAYRERVENYMLKAVREAKQFSSWTNPNTAYEQAVGQFVKRCLNGTHSTLFLPDFLEFEREIRPAGLLNALSQTLLLLTSPGVPDSYQGNENWRFSLVDPDNRRPVDFNRNSNILTELDKRTGQDRADLLETIEDGRIKLFVVAQTLRFRRKYSDLFQNGDYIKIDCSGTQADHIVAYARKTQDQWALIVVPRLTISLLDKETRRVRPEIWQDTALTLPQDSPLRFYEIFSRNALSANDKNGNPQLKLSEVFEYFPFALLTNLVPD from the coding sequence ATGGCGCTTTCCGATAAACCAAAGGCGGACTCCGTCATTCCTGATTCGACTTATCGGTTACAATTAAACAAGCATTTTAATTTTGAGCAGGTCGCCTCCTGCATTCCCTATCTTCACCGCTTAGGCATTAGCCATTGTTATCTATCGCCTTTTCTGAAAGCCCGCCCGGGGAGTTCGCATGGCTACGATATCGTCGACCATAACACGCTCAATCCGGAAATAGGCGGGGCCGAAGACTTCGACACCCTCATTAGTCGACTTCAACAACACGGCATGGGCTTGATCGCCGACATCGTGCCCAATCATATGGGCATCATGGGCGCCGACAACGATTGGTGGCTCGATGTCCTGGAAAACGGGCCATCCTCGTCCCATGCCTTATTTTTCGATATCGATTGGCATCCGGTCAAAAAAGTCCTCGAAAACAAGATCTTGATTCCGGTATTGGGCGACCATTACGGAAATATTCTCGAAAAACAAGAACTGAAACTTAGCTTCGACAGCGAGCGCGGCGAGTTCAGCGTTTATTATTACGAACATCGCTTTCCGATCGATCCGCAAACGTATCCATTGATCTTGAGTTCGCAACACGAACGCTTACATGAGTATTTCGAAGCAGACGACCCCGTCTTACACGAATATCAAACGCTCGATAACAGTTTCGGAAAATTACCCGCCTATACTGAAATAACGCCGGAGTCGATCGAAGAAAGAACCCGCGATAAGGAAGTATTTAAAAAACAATTAGCGAGACTTTGTTTAGAGAATGCCCGGCTTACATTATTTATCCGGTCTAGGATAACGGAAATCAATCGACATCCCAAAGACTGCGGCGAACTGCACGCCTTACTGGAACGACAAGCCTATCGCCTGGCTTACTGGCATGTAGCCGGCGATGAAATCAATTATCGCCGTTTTTTCGACATCAACGACCTGGCCGGGCTCAGAGTCGAGGATGCGGAGGTTTTCGACGCCAGCCACCGGCTTGTCCTGAGTCTCGTCGAACAAGGTAAAATCCAGGGCTTGCGAATCGATCATGCCGACGGCTTGCATGATCCGGTCGCTTATTACCGACGCTTGCAATCGGAAAATATGTCATGTTCCGATAAGGATTGCGCTTCGAAAATTGCTCCTCTTTATATCGTTGCCGAAAAAATCGTCGCGAATTATGAATATCTTAACAGCGACTGGCCCATTCACGGGACCACCGGTTATGAATTTGCCGCGATCGTCAACGGACTGTTTATCGACATTACCTCCGAAAAAGCGTTGACTCGCACTTATACGCGCTTTGTCGGATGTAAACGGGATTTCGACGAGATTCTCTATCAAGCCAAAAAGCATGTGATGGAAACGTCGCTGGCCAGCGAACTCAACATGCTAGCGATCCAACTCAGTAGAATCGCCGAAGCCAACGCTAAAACCCGCGATTACACCCTCAATGCCTTACACGATGCACTAAAGGAAACCGTATCCTGTTTTCCTGTCTACAGGACTTATATTAACAGCCTAAACGTACGCAAAGAAGATAGCCAATATATCGACTGGGCCGTTCAACAAGGGCGCCAACGCAGTCGAGCATCCGACCTGACGATATTCGGCTTTATCCATGACGTCTTATTATTAAAAACCGGAGATTCGACAGTTTCCAGCAATGACTTATTGAAATTCGTCATGCGCTTTCAGCAATATACCGCGCCGGTCATGGCCAAAGGCACCGAAGACACGGCTCTCTATGAGTACAACCGGCTGGTTTCGTTAAACGAGGTCGGTAGCGACCCTAGACATTTCGGCAACTCGAGCAATGCATTCCATCATTTCAACCAGGAACGCGCGCGAAAGTGGCCCCATAGTTTATTATGTCTATCCAGTCACGACACGAAACGAAGCGCCGACACGCGGGCTCGAATCAATGTATTGAGCGAAATTCCGCAGCAATGGCATGAAGCGGTTTTTCGTTGGCATCGCATTAATCGCATCAGAAAAGATAAAAGCGAAGCCGTTATCGCGCGTAACGACGAATATCTGTTTTATCAAACACTAGTGGGCACTTTTCCGCTAGGCGAATTAAACGCGTCAAATTTATCCGCGTATAGAGAACGTGTTGAAAATTACATGCTCAAAGCCGTACGCGAGGCCAAGCAGTTTAGTTCTTGGACGAATCCGAACACGGCTTACGAACAAGCGGTTGGCCAGTTTGTCAAACGCTGCTTGAATGGGACACACTCGACGCTTTTTTTGCCGGATTTTCTCGAATTCGAACGCGAAATTCGCCCGGCGGGATTGCTCAATGCCCTATCACAAACGCTGCTGCTATTAACCTCCCCCGGCGTGCCGGATAGCTATCAAGGCAACGAAAACTGGCGATTCTCGCTGGTCGACCCGGACAACCGACGACCGGTCGACTTTAATCGCAACAGCAATATCCTGACCGAACTCGATAAACGAACAGGCCAAGATCGAGCCGATTTACTGGAAACGATCGAAGATGGACGCATCAAATTATTTGTGGTCGCGCAAACCCTGCGCTTCAGGCGCAAGTATTCCGACCTGTTTCAAAATGGCGATTACATCAAGATCGATTGCAGCGGAACTCAGGCCGATCATATCGTCGCCTATGCCAGAAAAACGCAAGACCAATGGGCTCTAATCGTCGTACCCCGACTGACGATAAGCTTGCTGGATAAAGAAACCCGACGTGTCCGCCCGGAAATTTGGCAAGATACGGCGTTGACATTGCCGCAAGATTCGCCGTTGAGATTTTACGAGATTTTCAGCCGAAACGCTTTGTCGGCAAACGATAAAAACGGAAATCCCCAACTTAAATTAAGCGAAGTATTCGAATACTTTCCGTTCGCTCTATTGACCAACCTTGTGCCGGACTAA